From Diaminobutyricibacter sp. McL0608, one genomic window encodes:
- a CDS encoding RNA-binding S4 domain-containing protein — protein MSGQVPASVRVDSWVWAVRLTKTRSLAAAACRGGHVKVNGDKAKPAQAVRIGDEVRFRDADVERIVTVRRLIVKRVGASVAAECFDDLTPKPVAPVEVPAAVIRERGAGRPTKRDRRVLDRLRGHGA, from the coding sequence ATGAGCGGCCAGGTTCCCGCGAGCGTGCGGGTGGACAGCTGGGTCTGGGCGGTGCGCCTCACGAAGACGCGGTCGCTGGCCGCAGCCGCCTGTCGTGGCGGGCATGTGAAGGTCAACGGCGACAAGGCGAAACCGGCGCAGGCGGTGCGGATCGGCGACGAGGTGCGCTTCCGGGACGCGGACGTGGAGCGCATCGTGACGGTGCGCAGGCTGATCGTCAAGCGGGTCGGGGCGTCGGTCGCCGCCGAATGCTTCGACGACCTCACGCCGAAGCCGGTCGCACCCGTGGAGGTGCCCGCAGCGGTGATCCGTGAGCGGGGCGCCGGGCGCCCGACCAAGCGCGATCGACGCGTTCTCGATCGCCTGCGGGGTCACGGAGCGTGA
- a CDS encoding DUF72 domain-containing protein, producing the protein MFYPQGLPHKNELRYAAERLDSIELNGSFYALQRPSSYRHWAEETPADFVFSIKGGRYVTHIRRLQNPTEALSSFFASGLLTLGDKLGPLLWQLPPNLRFDSDLVDTFFSTLPRTTFEAAALGRNSTLDESRTWTAVTVDRPLRHAIEVRHDSFVDDAFIGLARTHGIAIVVADTAGRWPLLREVTADFLYLRLHGDEELYASGYTPESLETWARDVRGWVAGDACPDGVGRDVYVYFDNDTKVRAPYDAMSLRELLRG; encoded by the coding sequence ATGTTCTATCCGCAGGGTCTCCCCCACAAGAACGAACTGCGCTACGCCGCCGAACGGCTGGACTCGATCGAGCTCAACGGCAGCTTCTACGCACTGCAGCGGCCGTCGAGCTACCGGCACTGGGCCGAGGAGACCCCAGCCGACTTCGTGTTCTCGATCAAGGGCGGCCGCTATGTCACGCACATCCGGCGTCTGCAGAACCCGACGGAAGCGCTCAGCAGCTTCTTCGCATCCGGACTGCTCACCCTCGGCGACAAGCTCGGACCGCTACTGTGGCAGCTTCCGCCGAACCTCCGCTTCGACAGCGACCTGGTCGACACCTTCTTCTCCACCCTGCCGCGCACGACCTTCGAGGCCGCGGCTCTCGGGCGCAACTCGACCCTCGACGAGAGCCGCACCTGGACGGCGGTCACGGTGGATCGCCCGCTCCGGCACGCGATCGAGGTGCGGCACGACAGCTTCGTCGACGACGCCTTCATCGGGCTGGCGCGGACTCACGGCATTGCGATCGTCGTGGCAGACACCGCCGGACGCTGGCCGCTCCTCCGCGAGGTGACGGCCGACTTCCTGTACCTCCGACTGCACGGAGACGAGGAGCTGTACGCGAGCGGCTACACACCGGAGTCCCTCGAGACCTGGGCGCGCGACGTCCGGGGCTGGGTCGCGGGCGACGCGTGCCCGGACGGCGTCGGACGCGATGTGTACGTCTACTTCGACAACGACACGAAGGTCAGGGCCCCGTACGACGCCATGAGCCTGCGCGAGCTGCTGCGCGGCTGA